In a genomic window of Cardiocondyla obscurior isolate alpha-2009 linkage group LG08, Cobs3.1, whole genome shotgun sequence:
- the LOC139105089 gene encoding uncharacterized protein — MPFPAGWSRHLSTPGAAPTDGTRRLLARGRDQKGRSIMIRLAIFVVLATELANGQLNYEGNPFTEYTEYIAEESNLSENSARKIDASLDLPIAAVSSRPQKLYPVVEPENRRSQHAAEAETAARQFQDSSGNSPISHAHIALNTFLNSRTPEESRLSLDHYLRSQRPPEDQSRSSDTVIEHQLSQSLQAPSSQSISQVQQQQSLVPHVQQQSLVPHVQQQSLVPHVQQQQSLVPHVQQPQQVLVSQVSQQQQVPLPSQVDQVQLVPQNDQRQQLLPSTGQTYGYVGQPAVVQAVQPVIRTPAGVVLGQKVLQPVPLVPAYQSRNDMMSAMWRERMRRIRGKHFPFAQPRIAPALYQGPIAVPIKAKAPVEVIYTKPPGLHRGPPILSNPPIPYEDASAWFPETDQPPSQKDVYYSQLYAQSYDPHYYNYIAATGKIRPYLYGKLGKHQEEQDDGIWSELYRGFKKHGLRNIMTPTFLLGMTLPVVTLMLSALVQKRSIGRSDGARDLQDDALQEYLERLQRAMECYGGNSRDAKSDGC; from the exons ATGCCTTTCCCGGCCGGTTGGTCCCGGCATCTCAGTACTCCTGGTGCCGCACCAACTGATGGGACTCGTCGTCttctcgcgcgcggccgcgatcAAAAAGGGCGAAG CATCATGATCAGGCTCGCGATCTTCGTCGTCCTCGCAACCGAGCTGGCGAACGGCCAGCTAAACTACGAAGGAAACCCGTTTACGGAGTATACCGAGTACATCGCAGAGGAGAGCAATCTTTCCGAGAACTCCGCCAGGAAAATCGACGCCTCGCTCGACCTCCCAATTGCCGCGGTATCGTCCCGCCCACAGAAGCTGTATCCGGTTGTGGAACCGGAAAACCGGCGCTCGCAGCATGCAGCGGAAGCTGAAACTGCCGCTCGACAGTTTCAAGACTCTTCCGGAAACTCGCCGATCAGCCACGCGCACATCGCGCTAAACACGTTTTTGAACTCCAGAACCCCTGAGGAATCTCGCCTGTCTCTCGATCATTATCTCCGCAGCCAACGCCCGCCGGAGGATCAATCGCGCTCCTCGGACACGGTCATCGAGCATCAATTATCGCAGTCTCTGCAGGCTCCGAGTTCCCAATCGATCTCTCAAGTGCAACAGCAGCAGTCGCTGGTCCCTCACGTGCAACAACAATCGCTGGTCCCTCATGTTCAACAGCAATCGCTGGTCCCCCATGTTCAACAGCAACAATCGCTGGTCCCCCACGTCCAGCAGCCGCAGCAGGTGCTGGTTTCTCAAGTGAGCCAGCAGCAGCAAGTACCGTTGCCGTCGCAAGTAGATCAAGTTCAACTAGTGCCGCAGAACGATCAGCGGCAACAGTTGTTGCCGTCCACCGGCCAAACTTACGGCTACGTGGGACAGCCAGCTGTGGTCCAAGCAGTGCAGCCTGTGATCAGAACACCCGCGGGTGTCGTCCTCGGACAGAAGGTGCTGCAGCCCGTGCCGCTCGTACCCGCTTATCAAAGCAGGAACGATATGATGTCGGCGATGTGGCGGGAAAGAATGAGGAGGATACGTGGAAAGCACTTTCCCTTCGCTCAGCCCAGGATAGCCCCGGCTTTGTACCAAGGGCCCATCGCAG TACCGATCAAGGCGAAGGCTCCGGTGGAAGTAATTTACACGAAGCCACCGGGTCTCCATCGGGGACCACCGATTCTCAGCAATCCGCCGATTCCTTACGAAGACGCGAGCGCTTGGTTCCCCGAGACCGACCAGCCACCCTCTCAAAAAGACGTCTACTACTCGCAGTTGTACGCGCAGTCCTACGACCCTCACTATTACAATTACATCGCCGCGACCGGTAAAATCCGGCCGTACTTGTACGGGAAGCTGGGGAAGCACCAGGAAGAACAGGACGACGGTATCTGGTCCGAGCTGTATCGCGGCTTCAAAAAGCACGGTCTAAGGAACATCATGACGCCGACCTTCCTCCTGGGCATGACCCTCCCGGTGGTCACTCTCATGCTCTCCGCCCTCGTGCAGAAGCGGTCCATCGGGCGCTCCGACGGCGCGAGGGACCTCCAGGACGACGCTCTGCAGGAATATCTCGAGAGGCTGCAGAGAGCGATGGAGTGTTACGGTGGGAATTCTCGAGACGCGAAATCAGACGGGTGCTAA